A single region of the Buteo buteo chromosome 16, bButBut1.hap1.1, whole genome shotgun sequence genome encodes:
- the TMEM222 gene encoding transmembrane protein 222 isoform X2, whose protein sequence is MAEAEAKMKQFNGGGAGLDAERGRFPYCVVWTPIPVLTWLFPIIGHMGICTSTGVIRDFAGPYFVSEDNMAFGKPVKYWKLDPSKVYSTGPNAWDTAVHDASEEYKHRMHNLCCDNCHSHVALALNLMRYDNSTSWNMVKLCFFSLLYGKYVR, encoded by the exons ATGGCGGAAGCGGAGGCCAAGATGAAGCAGTTCAatggcggcggggccgggctggaCGCCGAGCGCGGCCGTTTCCCCTACTGCGTGGTGTGGACCCCCATCCCCGTCCTGAC ATGGCTCTTCCCGATCATTGGCCACATGGGTATCTGCACGTCGACTGGAGTCATTCGGGACTTCGCAGGGCCGTACTTTGTCTCC GAAGACAACATGGCATTTGGGAAGCCAGTGAA GTACTGGAAACTGGATCCAAGCAAAGTATACTCCACCGGTCCCAATGCTTGGGACACAGCTGTACACGATGCTTCGGAGGAGTACAAGCACCGAATG CACAACCTTTGCTGTGATAACTGCCATTCTCATGTGGCTCTGGCCTTAAACTTGATGAGATACGATAACAGCACCTCCTGGAACATGGTGAAACTCTGCTTCTTCTCACTCCTGTATGGGAAGTACGTAAGGTGA
- the TMEM222 gene encoding transmembrane protein 222 isoform X1, producing the protein MAEAEAKMKQFNGGGAGLDAERGRFPYCVVWTPIPVLTWLFPIIGHMGICTSTGVIRDFAGPYFVSEDNMAFGKPVKYWKLDPSKVYSTGPNAWDTAVHDASEEYKHRMHNLCCDNCHSHVALALNLMRYDNSTSWNMVKLCFFSLLYGKYVSIGGFVKTWLPFVLFLGVIVTVVLTLHLR; encoded by the exons ATGGCGGAAGCGGAGGCCAAGATGAAGCAGTTCAatggcggcggggccgggctggaCGCCGAGCGCGGCCGTTTCCCCTACTGCGTGGTGTGGACCCCCATCCCCGTCCTGAC ATGGCTCTTCCCGATCATTGGCCACATGGGTATCTGCACGTCGACTGGAGTCATTCGGGACTTCGCAGGGCCGTACTTTGTCTCC GAAGACAACATGGCATTTGGGAAGCCAGTGAA GTACTGGAAACTGGATCCAAGCAAAGTATACTCCACCGGTCCCAATGCTTGGGACACAGCTGTACACGATGCTTCGGAGGAGTACAAGCACCGAATG CACAACCTTTGCTGTGATAACTGCCATTCTCATGTGGCTCTGGCCTTAAACTTGATGAGATACGATAACAGCACCTCCTGGAACATGGTGAAACTCTGCTTCTTCTCACTCCTGTATGGGAAGTACGTAAG CATAGGGGGATTTGTGAAGACCTGGCTTCCCTTTGTCCTCTTCTTGGGGGTGATCGTGACCGTTGTTCTCACGCTTCATTTGCGGTGA